The genome window AAATGCCATTTCTGCAAGAGTGGTAATTAAACCACCGTCAGAGCGGTCGTGATAGGCTAATAATTTACGATCAGTAACTAATGCTTGCATCGCATTGAAGAAGTTTTTGAGGCTCTCTACATTCACTACATCAGCTGGTTTATCACCTAATTGTTTATATACTTGTGCTAATGCAGTTGCCCCTAAACGGTTTTTACCTTCGCCTAAATCAATGAGTAATAAACGTGAGTGACCTTTATCGGTACGTAATTGTGGCGTAACGGTTTTACGCACGTCTTCTACACGAGCGAATGCCGAAATCACTAATGAAAGCGGTGCAGTTACCGATTTTTGCTCGCCATTTTCTTCCCATGTGGTGCGCATTGACATTGAGTCTTTCCCCACCGGAATTGTAATGCCTAACGCTGGGCAAAGTTCTTCACCGACAGCTTTTACCGCTTCATAAAGACCGGCATCTTCGCCAACGTGACCTGTTGCAGACATCCAGTTTGCTGAAAGTTTGATACGTTTTAAATCACCGATTTCAGTCGCGGCGATATTGGTAATTGATTCCGCCACCGCAAGGCGTGCAGACGCACCGAAATCTAATAAAGCAACCGGTGCACGTTCGCCCATTGACATAGCTTCACCGTGGTAGCTGTCTAAACTTGCCGTAGTTACCGCACAGTCTGCTACCGGGATTTGCCACGGGCCGACCATTTGATCTCGTGCTACCATACCGGTTACCGAACGGTCACCGATGGTGATTAAGAAGGTTTTTTCTGCGACAACTGGTAAACGTAGCACACGATGTAACGCTTCTTTTAATTGGATTTGTTGGCTATCAAGCGGTTGATTTTCAACGGTTTTTGACGAAACATCGCGGTGCATTTTCGGGGTTTTACCGAGTAACACGTTCATTGGCAAATCAATCGGGTTATTATCGAAATGATCGTCTTTAAGGGTTAGATGTTTCTCTTCGGTCGCTTCACCGATCACTGCAAACGGTGCACGTTCACGCTCACATAATTCTGTAAATAACGCTAATTTTTCCGGTGCAACCGCTAAGACATAACGTTCTTGAGATTCGTTACACCAAATCTCAAGTGGTGACATACCTTTTTCATCACATAAAATTTTACGTAAATCGAATTTACCGCCACGATCGCCGTCGTGAACTAATTCCGGCATTGCGTTTGATAAACCGCCTGCACCTACGTCGTGAATAAATAAAATCGGGTTGTCTTCACCTAGTTGCCAACAGCGGTCGATCACTTCTTGGCAACGGCGTTCCATTTCCGGGTTTTCACGTTGTACCGAAGCAAAATCCAAATCTTCTTTTGATTTACCTGAAGCCATAGACGAAGCCGCACCGCCGCCTAAGCCGATGTTCATTGCCGGACCACCAAGTACAATTAATTTCGCCCCAACTGGAATTTCGCCTTTTTGTACGTGCTCGGCACGGATATTACCGATACCACCTGCGAGCATGATCGGTTTATGGTAGCCACGTACTTCTTCACCAGCAAAGCTGTTGACTTTTTCTTCATAAGTACGGAAATAACCTAATAATGCCGGACGACCAAATTCGTTATTAAATGCCGCACCGCCCAATGGACCTTCGATCATAATATCGAGTGCCGAAGCGATACGATTCGGTTTTGAAAGCGGGTTTTCCCACGGCTGTTCAAAGTTTGGAATCACAAGGTTAGAAACTGAGAAACCGGTTAAACCTGCTTTTGGTTTTGCACCGCGACCGGTTGCACCTTCGTCACGAATTTCACCGCCTGAACCGGTTGCTGCGCCTGGGAATGGTGAAATTGCAGTCGGGTGGTTATGGGTTTCCACTTTCATCAAGATATGTGCATCTTCTTGGTGCGCACGGTATTGACCGTCTTGATCCGGGAACCAACGACCGACTTTCGAACCTTCCATTACCGCCGCATTATCTTTATAAGCTGAAAGCACGTAATCAGGCGTTTTCTCGAAGGTGTTTTTAATCATTTTGAATAATGATTTTTCTTGTTTTTGACCGTCAATCGTCCAATCTGCATTAAAGATTTTGTGGCGACAATGTTCTGAGTTCGCCTGTGCGAACATATAAAGTTCTATGTCATTCGGGTTACGATTTAAAGCGGTGAAATTTTCCACTAAATAATCAATTTCATCATCCGCTAACGCTAAACCTAAGTTCACGTTCGCTTCTTCTAACGCTTTACGACCGCCATTTAAAATATCTACGGTGGTAAATGGTTTAGGCTCTTGTTGAGTAAACAAACTTGCCGCTTGTGCTTCGTTATCTAACACCGTTTCTAACATACGGTCGTGTAATAAACCTTTTAAGGTTTCAATTTGTGTTGTTGTCGGCTCTGCACTAAATTCAAAATAGTAAGCTAAACCACGCTCAATACGATTTACCGCTTGTAAGCCACAGTTATGCGCAATATCGGTCGCTTTTGAAGACCATGAAGAAATCGTACCAACACGAGGTGTAACGATTAAGCAAAAACCGGTTGGCTCGTGTTCTACAAGGGTTGGACCATAGTGTAAAAGTTCTTTAATTTCAGCCGTTTGTACAGCACTCAGAGGAGCATTTAAGTCAACAAAATGCACATATTCCGCATAAACCGATTTTACCGGCAACGCATTTTGTTGGAATTTAGTTTGGAATTGGTTAAGACGAAATTCAGAGAGGGCAGGAGAGCCACGAAAGGTTTGTACAGTCATTGTTGATTCCGTATTTGAGAAATAAAAAATTCTTTGCCATTATAACGGATAACGCAAACGTTTGCATTGCAAAATTTTCTTGAATTTAGACCGCTTGTTTTTTGAGTTAATATGCGATCAATTTTGGAAATGATTAAAGTAGGTTTTATGAAGAAGGCGTAAAAATAGGATTATAGAATATCTATATTTAACTCATAAAACGCCCAATTAAGAAACTATCCTAACTGAGCGTTTATGCCTAAATTATTCTTCTATGCCTGTCGTAACTTTAAAAGATTTCGTTTCGTGAGGCTTCATTATAATTAATGTATTTGCTTTTTTAGCGACTAAGTATCCTTCTGGACGACAAGTTGCCGGTAGAACAAATGCCCCTACTTGTTGATCAGCATTATATAAAATCCAACGTGTAGCATAGTTAAATTCTTTTGAAGAGAATTTGGTCAAATAATTGTAACCTTTTGGAGAGTGCATACGATACTCAAGATTAGCTTGATACTGTTGCAAATTATCCATAAAGAAGACAATTTCCGGATTATACATTTCGTCGTTATCTAAGGAAGATAATACATATTTCCCTTGTTTAATTTCTTCGTTAAATGCTAACCATTGAGGTGTTGGTTTGACGTGTCCAGGAATCGTTTGACGTAATTGAATAGCATTATCCGGAATATTTTGACTAAATGTTGCCCCGTGTTCATAGCAGTAATTCATATGACACATATATTGGAGTGGCATTTCTACACTAGCAAGATTAGTAATATTCATTTTAATATCAAACATTGAACTATCTTTTCTCAGTGTCACTTCCGGTTGAGCTAAGTAATGATCGCCAAAACCTTTTACATATTCAAAACTTCCGCCAACACTCAAACTATCCTCATCAAATACTAACCATGCTTTATCCATTCTTGCACAAGGCATTTCTCCATGTAATCGGTGATCATCTTCAGGACTAGGGCGACCGTTACGAATTAAACCGGAATGAAATGCAAAACAGCCGTATGTATCGATAATTGAAGTGCCTTGTTTCGGTTCGCTAAACATATTTTTCATTTTTAATGTTTGCCCGTTAAATTCAGCATCCCAAATGATTTGTCCATAAAATGGTAATACGGTAATAAATCCTTTGCTATTAATCAGCTTTATGGCTTCGACACCTGAGTTATATTTGAAGCTGACTGCTTTTAAAGTTTCGTTTTCAAAAATAATTTGTTCTTCACGATTGAATTGTTCTTTTAAAAGATAAATATAATTTTTCATAATGTTATCCTTATTGTTCAGTATTGCTTTCTTTGAGTTTGCCATAGAAGTAGTAGCCAACGTAGGCAAAGCAGAATAAAGGTACAATAAACGCTAATTGTAATGAGCCGACACTATCTGATACAAATCCGTGGATAGCTGGGACTACTGCCGCACCTATAATAGACATTACAACTACCGCACCACCTACTTCTCTATGTTCTTGTGAAACAGTACCTAATACAGACGCATAAATTGTTGCCCAACAAGGTCCAAATAGAACACTTGCGAAAATAGCAAGATATACAGCAGAAAAATCATGTACGAAAGCAGTATAACCGAGCGTAATTACTCCTAATACTGAATACCATATAAGAACAAGATCTGATTTAAATTTAGTCATTAAGAAGTTTGCAATAAATTTACCGACAAAAAAACCAATAAAGCTATAGATCATGAAATTAGATGCATCTCTTTCATTCATATCACTTAGGTTTAGAGCTAGACGGATGGTAAATGACCATACTGCAACTTGCATACCTACATATAAGAATTGTGCAACGATGCCTTTTTTAAATTTGCTGTTATTCGCCAAATATTTTAACGTATCAGTAAATTTCACTTCGGAGTTACCGGTTTCAGTAACAGCCTTACATTTTGGGAAAGATGTAATCAGGAATAGAAGAGTTACGGCAATAAGAACAAAGATTAGATATTTATAAGGTTGTAAAGTATGTTCTAACATTGATAATTTGAAGGCATGAATTTGTTCAGGATTCATATTTGCCATTTGTTCTGTGAGGCTAGCACCTTCTTGGAAAATTAAATATTTACCTAATAAAATGCCGGAAATAGCACCGATAGGATAAAATGTTTGGCTAATATTTAATCTTAATGTAGCGTAATCTTTATGCCCAATCATTGAGCTGTAAGTATTAGCTGAAGTTTCTAAAAAGCTCAAACCAATCGCTATTGAGAATATTGTCGCGAGGAACATCGTATATGTCGCCATATGTGATGCAGGGTAGAACATTGAGCAACCGCCAATATAGAGTGTTAATCCTATCAAGATTGCAATTTTATAACTTGTTTTTTTAATGACTAAAGAAGCAGGAATCGCAATCAAGAAATATCCGCCATAAAATGCACTTTGAACTAACGCACTAGCAAAATCACTTAATGTAAATACACTTTTAAATTGTGTAATCAAAATATCATTTAGACTCGCAATGACTCCCCATAGAGGAAATAGACAAGATAACAAAATAAATTGAAAGATTGGCGTTTTATTAAGATAGCCATCAGGCATTTGTTGAATGTCTTTCATAATATGCTCCTTATTTTAAAGATTTTAGAAATTGCTCAAATTGTTCTTTATCCGGATAAGAAGATTGCGTCCCTCGCCCTGTTACACTATAAGCTGAATAAGAGGAAGCCATATTCATTGCTTCTTCGATATTTCCTGTTTCAATATAGTAATGGGCAAAGCAACCAATAAAGGAATCTCCCGCACCACTCGTATCAATCGCATTTACTTTATGTGGAGCAATATGTACAACTTGATCATCGTGGAACCATACAGAACCTTTTTCGCCTAATGTTACAATGAGATTTTTTAGTCCCTTAGCAAATAAGCTATTTGCAACTGCTTGAATTTGTTCCATTGTTTCAACAGGCATACCGGTTAAAATCTCTAATTCCGTTTCATTCGGCATAAAGAAATCACATTTGCACGCATAATTAATATCTAATGCTTTGCTTGCCGGAGCAGGGTTTAAAATAACTGGAATGTTATGTTTATTCGCAAAATCAATGGCGTAATATACGGTTTCTAACGGAATTTCTAATTGCAGAATGAAAAGTTTGCATTGTTTTAAATTATCTTCCGCACGATCAATATCAGCAGGTTTTAAGTAAGCATTCGCACCTTTTATAATCAATATACGATTTTGAGATGATTGATCTACAAAAATAGGAGCGACTCCACTTGATACGCCTTCTACTTTTTCAACAAATTGAGTATCTACACCATATTTCTTAAAGTTACGAATAGTATTGTCTGCAAAAATATCATCACCAACTTTGGTCATCATCATTACGGAAGCCCCTAATTTGGCGTACTGCAATAGCTTGATTTGCACCTTTACCTCCACAGCCTATTTTAAAATCGGGAGCTTCTAATGTTTCTCCCATTTTGGGCATATCGTTGATATACGAAATTAGGTCGACCATATTAGATCCAATGACTGCGATATCCATAACGTTCTCCTTACATTTTGATGTTAAAATTGTCACAAAATTAATTTAAAATAAGTATAATTGAATTAAAATGTTAAAAAAGTGACATTGATCACAGTTTCTGAAATTTTTTGCTGTATTATTAAAAACACAAAAAATTAGTTAATATCAACCATTGAGGAGAAATTCTTATGAAACCGAATGAAATTGCGAAATTTATTGATCATACAGCGTTAACAGCAGAAAAAACTGAGCAAGATATTCTGCGACTTTGTGATGAAGCGGTAGAAAATCAATTCTTTTCGGTATGTATTAATTCAGGGTATATACCTTTAGCAAAACAAAAACTAGCCAGTTCAAATGTTAAAATCTGCACAGTGGTCGGCTTCCCTCTTGGGGCGAATTTATCATCGGTAAAAGCATTCGAAGCAAAAGAAGCGATTAAAGCTGGTGCTGAGGAAGTTGATATGGTCATTAATGTTGGATTGATTAAATCTAATAAATGGGAAGCGGTTAAGGCAGATATTCAGGAAGTTTTACGAGCTTGCGAAGGGGCTTTGTTAAAAGTTATCTTAGAAACCTGTTTGTTAACCAAAGAAGAGATTGTCAAAGCTTGTGAAATTTGTCGAGAATTAAACGTCGGTTTTGTTAAAACATCGACAGGTTTTAATCGTGGTGGAGCAACCATAGAAGATATTACTTTAATGCGTAAAACTGTTGGATCTGAAATCGGTGTAAAAGCCTCAGGAGGCGTTAGAGATACGGAAACAGCATTAGCCATGATTAAAGCCGGAGCAACCCGAATTGGAGCAAGTGCAGGGATTGCGATTATTAATGGATTAAAAGACAATAGTAGTAATTACTAATAAGAGATAATGAGCCTGTTATGGATAATAAAATACAGTCACGCATTCAAAGACTTGAATTTTTACTTAAGAAAATGGATAAGGTGCATTTACGTGATGCCGCTGATATTTTGAATGTATCGGAAATGACGATCAGACGGGATATTAATGCCAGTGCAGGCTCAATCGTGTTATTAGGTGGCTATATTGTTCGTGATCCACAAAAAGTGAATGAAGCAAATTATCAAATTTTTGAACAAGAAACCAAGCATATTGCAGAAAAAATGCAGATAGGAAGTCTTGTCGCTAAATTGGTTGAAGATGGGGATATCGTTTTTTTTGATTGTGGTTCAACGATTCCTTTTATTGCATCTCAAATTGATCCGTCTGTTACGTTTACAGCCATATGTTGCTCAATCAATACTTTTATGGTATTACAAGAGAAGCCTAATTGCCAAGTAATTTTATGCGGAGGTAATTATTCTCGTCATAATTCTTTTATGACCCCTATTCAGTTAACCAATGAATTAGATGTTATTTGTACTACAAAAGCGTTTATTTCCGCGGCAGGTATTGATTTAAAGAAAGGCATTACTTGCTTTAATTTTGAAGAGGCAAAAACGAAACAAAAGGCCATAGCAAAAACGCAAGCAGGCAATTTTAGTGTTTGATCATTCAAAATTACATAAAATCCAAAAAGCCTATATTGGTGATTTTTCGCAGTTTGATTCGTACATTTCCGATCAGGAATTACCCGAAGAGTTTAATCAGAAATTCAATAGCAGTTGTTAAATAAAAAAGGCGAGCATTAGCTCGCCTTTTTGAACTGACTTATTTTTTTAATAAATCACGAATTTCAGTTAATAATTTTTCTTGTGCTGTTGGTTCAGCTGGTGCGCCTTCTGCTGGTTTTTTCAGTTTGTTAATTACTTTAACCATACCGAATACTGCGATTGCGATAATTAAGAAATCAAAAATATTTTGAATGAAGGCACCGTATTTTAACATGACCGCTTCAGCACCTTCTTTTGCTGGTGCGATTTCAACCGCAAGATCTTTAAAATCTACGCCGCCGATTAACCAACCGATAGGTGGCATGACTACGTCACTTACTAATGATGATACGATTTTACCAAATGCACCACCGATGATTACACCGACAGCCATATCTACTACGTTACCTTTTACCGCAAATTCACGGAATTCTTTTAAAATGCTCATTGCTTTTCCTTTTTCTTAAACACACACCCAAATTGGGCAATAAGTGTTCAATTATAGAGTAAGTGTTAATAAATTATTAACACTTTTAACTAAATTTACACTTAACTAATTTGGTTTAAGTTTTGTCCGAATCGACTCACTTGTTGCCAATCGGTGTATTCATATTCTTTACTTGCATCGGTTTCACCTTTGGTTAACTTCATAATGAGTTGAATACATAATCTGTCGAGCAAGGTATAGCGTGGATAAAGTAACGCACCGGCAATCACTTCTATTTGAGTCGGTTGCCACTTGATTCTAGCAAGAAACTTGCGGGTATAAGTGTTAGTTTCCGGCGTTTTGCGGTTGTCTTTACGAGCGGTCAGATTTACGCTAAAAAATGCAGAAGGTTTTTGATTTAAAACCTGATGATGTTGTTCGATAAATTGATAGACTAAATCATTAAAATGTCCGTAACGAATTGATGCACCGATGACGATTTGATCTGCATTTGCAAGTTTCTCGGCAAAATTGACCGCTTGGGCTTGTAATGAAATTAGTTCGACTTCGTGTTGTATTTCTTGTGCTAATTTGTCTGCGATACGTTTGGTTTGACCGTCAGTCGTAAAATAGAGAATAAGTGTTTTCATTGATTTGTTCCATAATAGGCGACCATTGTCGCTTAGTCTTTCCAGAATACCGGACTTAAAATTACTAAGAGTGTAAATACTTCTAAACGTCCGCATACCATTGCGATCGTGAGTATCCATTTCGCACCATCTGGCACTTGGGTAAAGTTTGAGCTAACACTACCTAATGCCGGGCCTAAATTATTTAGTGAAGCGACAACGGCATTAAAGGCATCAAAGGTTTCCATACCGAAGGCGATTGAACCGAGCCAGCAGACAATAAACACAAAGACATAAGCGGAGAAAAATGCCCAAATACCTTCTTCGATACGCTCTGAGAAAATATGTGACCCTAATTTAATCGGTTTTACGGAATTTGGGTGTACGAAACGGTGGATTTCTCGGTTTGCCTGTAAATATAACAACATTACTCGAATCACTTTCAATCCGCCTCCGGTAGAGCCTGCACAACCACCAATAAAGGATGCCATCACTAATAATATCGGTAGGAACGATGGCCATTGGCTAAAATCATTCGTGGTAAAACCGGCTGTAGTTGAAATGGATACCGATTGAAATAAGGCGTGTTGAAAGGTAATTTGCGAGTTCTCAAAATAGTTATAAGCCAACAGAATCAAAAAGCAAATGATAAATAGGCCTAATTGAATCACTGCAAAAGAGCGAAATTCATAATCTTTCCAATACAATCGTTTAAAAATATTACCGGTTTGCTTGCTATTCTTATCTTTTAACTGATCGATTAAGGCAAAATGTAATCCGAAGTTAATCGATGAAATTAGTAGAAACACCACGGTAATAATATTAATCACGGTGCTGTCAAAATAGCCCATACTGGCATCGTGAGTAGAAAATCCACCGATAGCAATGGTAGCAAAACTGTGACAAATCGCATCAAACCAGCTCATTCCAGCCATTTTAAAGGCTAAGGCACATAAAACGGTCAGCGTAAAATAAATTTGCCATAGCAGTTTAGAGATTTCTGCTATGCGAGGACGCATTTTTTGATCTTTTAACGGCCCCGGCATTTCCGCCCGATAGAGCTTACCTAAACCGATTAATGGAATAATCGCAATCGCTAAGACGATGATTCCCATACCGCCCAACCATTGTAAAAACTGGCGATAAAATAAGATCGCTTTCGGGAGATTGTCTAAGCCAGTGATTACTGTTGCTCCAGTAGTGGTTAGCCCCGAAAAAGATTCAAAGATGGATTCGCTGAGATTGAGATTAGGGTGTTCTAAAATGATAAATGGAACTGCCCCTAATGAGCCAAGTACCACCCAGAACAGCACGACAATTAAAAAACCTTCACGTGAACGGAGTTCATTTTTTTGGTGACGGCTAAACCACCAAAGCAATGTGCCTACACTAAAAGTCAGCAAAAAAGATTGCAGAAATTCTCGACCGCCACCATCGCCATAAATGAAGGCGACAAAAGCCGGAAGTAACATCGTGAAAGAGAAACTCATAATCAAGATGCCGACAATACGAATAATGGATAAAAATTGCACAAAAACCTCAGGTTAATTGGGATAGGCGATTTGTAAGCGGTTAAGTTTCGGTAGATTTTAGCAAAAAGTCACAGCGAATACATTGAATTACTTTGCTTGCTCTGCTTCTTTGTTCTTTGTAAGCACAAGTTTCCCAGCAAAACGTTGAGTAATTTGTTGGGTAAATGGAGCAAGTTCTGCAGGGTTAATGGCTAGCGTGACTTTAATTTTATCGCTAAATTGTTGATCGAGCGTCAAAATATCGTATTCGTTTATCATATGTTGTAAGCTATTAAACTGGTCGTATTCACAGACCAAGCAAAAATTCTGACGCAAGACTTTTCGCTGTTTTTCCAGTTGTAATAATGCTTGTTGCACACCTCCGCCATAGGCTTTGACTAAACCGCCTGTACCTAATAGCACACCGCCATAATAACGCACGACAACCGCAGTAATTTCACCTAGCCCGGAGCCGAGTAAATAATTTAGCATCGGTTTACCTGCTGTTCCCGACGGTTCACCGTCATCGGAAAAACCGTATTGTTGAGAATCATTCGGGGTACTGGCAACAGTT of Actinobacillus arthritidis contains these proteins:
- a CDS encoding aldose 1-epimerase family protein, which produces MKNYIYLLKEQFNREEQIIFENETLKAVSFKYNSGVEAIKLINSKGFITVLPFYGQIIWDAEFNGQTLKMKNMFSEPKQGTSIIDTYGCFAFHSGLIRNGRPSPEDDHRLHGEMPCARMDKAWLVFDEDSLSVGGSFEYVKGFGDHYLAQPEVTLRKDSSMFDIKMNITNLASVEMPLQYMCHMNYCYEHGATFSQNIPDNAIQLRQTIPGHVKPTPQWLAFNEEIKQGKYVLSSLDNDEMYNPEIVFFMDNLQQYQANLEYRMHSPKGYNYLTKFSSKEFNYATRWILYNADQQVGAFVLPATCRPEGYLVAKKANTLIIMKPHETKSFKVTTGIEE
- a CDS encoding TrkH family potassium uptake protein gives rise to the protein MQFLSIIRIVGILIMSFSFTMLLPAFVAFIYGDGGGREFLQSFLLTFSVGTLLWWFSRHQKNELRSREGFLIVVLFWVVLGSLGAVPFIILEHPNLNLSESIFESFSGLTTTGATVITGLDNLPKAILFYRQFLQWLGGMGIIVLAIAIIPLIGLGKLYRAEMPGPLKDQKMRPRIAEISKLLWQIYFTLTVLCALAFKMAGMSWFDAICHSFATIAIGGFSTHDASMGYFDSTVINIITVVFLLISSINFGLHFALIDQLKDKNSKQTGNIFKRLYWKDYEFRSFAVIQLGLFIICFLILLAYNYFENSQITFQHALFQSVSISTTAGFTTNDFSQWPSFLPILLVMASFIGGCAGSTGGGLKVIRVMLLYLQANREIHRFVHPNSVKPIKLGSHIFSERIEEGIWAFFSAYVFVFIVCWLGSIAFGMETFDAFNAVVASLNNLGPALGSVSSNFTQVPDGAKWILTIAMVCGRLEVFTLLVILSPVFWKD
- the deoC gene encoding deoxyribose-phosphate aldolase; amino-acid sequence: MKPNEIAKFIDHTALTAEKTEQDILRLCDEAVENQFFSVCINSGYIPLAKQKLASSNVKICTVVGFPLGANLSSVKAFEAKEAIKAGAEEVDMVINVGLIKSNKWEAVKADIQEVLRACEGALLKVILETCLLTKEEIVKACEICRELNVGFVKTSTGFNRGGATIEDITLMRKTVGSEIGVKASGGVRDTETALAMIKAGATRIGASAGIAIINGLKDNSSNY
- the hemG gene encoding menaquinone-dependent protoporphyrinogen IX dehydrogenase: MKTLILYFTTDGQTKRIADKLAQEIQHEVELISLQAQAVNFAEKLANADQIVIGASIRYGHFNDLVYQFIEQHHQVLNQKPSAFFSVNLTARKDNRKTPETNTYTRKFLARIKWQPTQIEVIAGALLYPRYTLLDRLCIQLIMKLTKGETDASKEYEYTDWQQVSRFGQNLNQIS
- a CDS encoding PfkB family carbohydrate kinase, whose protein sequence is MMMTKVGDDIFADNTIRNFKKYGVDTQFVEKVEGVSSGVAPIFVDQSSQNRILIIKGANAYLKPADIDRAEDNLKQCKLFILQLEIPLETVYYAIDFANKHNIPVILNPAPASKALDINYACKCDFFMPNETELEILTGMPVETMEQIQAVANSLFAKGLKNLIVTLGEKGSVWFHDDQVVHIAPHKVNAIDTSGAGDSFIGCFAHYYIETGNIEEAMNMASSYSAYSVTGRGTQSSYPDKEQFEQFLKSLK
- the fucP gene encoding L-fucose:H+ symporter permease; translated protein: MKDIQQMPDGYLNKTPIFQFILLSCLFPLWGVIASLNDILITQFKSVFTLSDFASALVQSAFYGGYFLIAIPASLVIKKTSYKIAILIGLTLYIGGCSMFYPASHMATYTMFLATIFSIAIGLSFLETSANTYSSMIGHKDYATLRLNISQTFYPIGAISGILLGKYLIFQEGASLTEQMANMNPEQIHAFKLSMLEHTLQPYKYLIFVLIAVTLLFLITSFPKCKAVTETGNSEVKFTDTLKYLANNSKFKKGIVAQFLYVGMQVAVWSFTIRLALNLSDMNERDASNFMIYSFIGFFVGKFIANFLMTKFKSDLVLIWYSVLGVITLGYTAFVHDFSAVYLAIFASVLFGPCWATIYASVLGTVSQEHREVGGAVVVMSIIGAAVVPAIHGFVSDSVGSLQLAFIVPLFCFAYVGYYFYGKLKESNTEQ
- the mscL gene encoding large-conductance mechanosensitive channel protein MscL encodes the protein MSILKEFREFAVKGNVVDMAVGVIIGGAFGKIVSSLVSDVVMPPIGWLIGGVDFKDLAVEIAPAKEGAEAVMLKYGAFIQNIFDFLIIAIAVFGMVKVINKLKKPAEGAPAEPTAQEKLLTEIRDLLKK
- a CDS encoding YigZ family protein; amino-acid sequence: MEYFIPQKTVIFEEEIKKSRFLTYLAHTDGIEQAKAFVAEIKTLHPQARHWCWATVASTPNDSQQYGFSDDGEPSGTAGKPMLNYLLGSGLGEITAVVVRYYGGVLLGTGGLVKAYGGGVQQALLQLEKQRKVLRQNFCLVCEYDQFNSLQHMINEYDILTLDQQFSDKIKVTLAINPAELAPFTQQITQRFAGKLVLTKNKEAEQAK